Within the Longimicrobium sp. genome, the region TCCCCGGCTTCCTCCGCCGGTGGATGTCGCGGGACCAGCAGCGCCAGCTGGAAAAGCTGGAGGCGGACGTGGAGCGGAGCGAGCTCCGCGTCTTCGCCTTCCGCATCGCCTTCCCGGACGCCGAGCCCGAGCCGGAGCCCGATCCCGAGCCGGCCCTCCCACAGGCGCCCGCCCCGCCGCAGTCCGTCTTCGCCCGGCTCGCGCGCTGGCTGTTCGGCCCGCCGGCATCCCCCCCTCCCGCCGTCCTTCCCGCGGCCGTCACGGCCGGAGGTGGGGATGGAGATGGAGATGGGGATGGAGACGCGCTCCCGTGGCAGAAGCGCCTCAGCCGGGCCCGCGCGGAGGGGGATGCGAAGACGGGCGTCGCCCCGGTGGCGCCGTCGGCCGCGCTGCGGAAGCAGTACGACGCCGTCCGGGCCCGCATCCGCGGGCTGAAGCCGGTGGAGGCGGCGGAGCTGGACGGCCTGTGCGCGAAGCTCGAGAAGGAGCTCGCCCTTGCGCCCGTGGCCCCGCAGAAGGAGCTGGACAACCTCCAGGTCGGGTTCTCGCGGCTGGCCGCGCTGGCCCGCGCGCGCGCCGAGAACGAGTACAGCCGCACGCTCTCGGTGCGGCGGATGCGCTTTCCGCTGGACCTTGCCGCGGTGGGGCCCACACGCATGGCCAACGTGGCCGAGCTGTACCGCGATCACGCGCTCTCGCGCTACCAGCTCGACCCCGAGCTGATGTGGCTGCAGCTCCAGCACTCGGCCGCCAAGGACGAGCACTTCCGCCCCATCCTGGAGGAGGCGCGGCTGAAGCTCGACGTCTCGGTGGCGCTGGCGATGGCGTGCGGAGTGGCGTCGCTCTGGACGCTCTGGCTGGGGTTCAGGGGCCACAGCATCGCCGTTCTGCTGCTGACGGGCCTGGGTTTTCCCCTTGCGGCGCTCCTCTTCTACCGCGCCACCATCACCAACCTGCGCGTGTACGGCGAGGCAGTCACGGCCACGGTGCAGCTCTTCCGCTTCGACGTGCTGAAGGCGCTGCACCTCCCCCTCCCCGCCGATTCGGAGGCGGAGCGGCGGCTGTGGGAGACGCTGACCCTCACCGACCAGCTGCTGGACGACGGGAGGGTGACCTATGTTCACCCCTAGGCTCGCCGCCTGGCTGCTGGGCGCCGCGTACGCCGTGCTGCTCGCGCGGGCCGGGATCGCCGTCGGCCGCCGCGGCGAGGCGCCGTGGACGCGCCGCGAGCCCGCCGAGTGGACCGCCGCGCGCGACCTGGCCGCGCTGGCGCAGCTCGACTCGGCCGACCTGGCGCCGCCGGACGACAGCGCGCGGAAGAAGCTCCCCGACCGCGCGGCGCTGGTCGGGCAGCACCTGGTGAAGCCCCGGCGAAAGGGCGCGCCCGTCACCCACGTGGACGTGGCGCCGTTCTCCACCGGCGAGCCGAGCCCCGGCACCGTGCGCATCGTGCTGGCCGCGCGCGCGGACCAGTCGCCCGCGCTGGCGCTCGCGCGGCCGGGCGAGCGGCTGGCGCCGTGCATCGCCGCCGTCGCCGCCGCGAACGCGCCGCCCGCGTGGGACTGCAGGGCTGCGCCGTTCACCGTCGTGGCGCTGCACCGCAACTCGCCGCGCGCGGACTCCGTCTGGGCGGTGCTGGAATCCGCGGACGACGGGCTGGCCGCGCGCTTCGCCGGCGCCACCAGCCGCATGCTGATCCGCCGCCCGTAGGCGCGGCCGCGCAGCGATCCCCATTCCCCACGACCGACGGCGGGGCACCCGGACCATCCGGGTGCCCCGCCGTCTTCGTCTCCCTGCATCTTCATCCCCCGTCAGCAGTTGCAGGGGTTCGTCTCCAGCGTGTCCAGGCAGACGATGCCGCACGACCACCACTCGGTGTCGGGGCAGATGAACGGGCTCTGCGTGGGGCCGGCCGTGGGCCTCGACATCCCGTGCACGGTCCCGGCGCCGCCCGGGGCATCGCCCGTGGCGAACGACTGCACGGCCAGGCTGTCGAGGTGGAGCGAGAGCTTCTTCATGGATTCTTGCGGGTGATGGGAAGATGCCGCTCAGTCGAAGCAGCGGCAGGCGCCGGTCGCGCAATCGCCGCCCGCGTGGCCGTGCGAAACGCAGATCGCGTCGCAGCGGTCCTCGCTGCACGACTTCGCGCCCGTGGTGGCGTCGCGGGTCGCGGCCAGCGCCTGCGCGGCGCCAAACGCCAGCGCGGCGGCCACGAGCGCGGGGAGCGCCCCGCGGCGGACGAGACGAGATGCACCGCTCATGATTGCCTCCTCGGCAGGGGTACGGGCCCGCCGCGGCCGGTCCGCCGCGCCGGGCATCCTCGTGAGCAGCAACATCGGCCCGCCGCATCCCCCATCCAACCACCCCGGTGCGAACCGTCGCCCCCGCGACACGGACCGATCCCTCCGCGTGGCGATCCGGGGAATCACCCGAGTGCGATCATCCTCCATCCCCCATCGCCATCCATCTTCCGGCGCGCTTCGGATGCGTCCGCGCCGCCCTCTCCCCGCGCCTTAGAGCGCTCGCCCTCTCCCGTACCGGGCGAGGGGGGCTCTCCAGCGGCGGTGCACCCTGCAAACCATGCTCACGCCAACAGTTCGGATGTGCCGGGATGCCCGTCCAGCTACCTCTCCCGGTACGGGAGAGGTGGACGGCCCCGGCCGGCCGGAGAGGGCGCGATGCCGGCCGATGCACCGAAGCTCCTCCCACACCCGAAGTCCATTGACGCACTCACGCACTCACGCACTCCCGCACTTCCGTTGACGCCCACCCCTCCGCCCGATACGCTACGCGACAGGTGCCTCGCGACGACCCACTCTCGCACCTTCGCACTTTCGCACTCTCGCACTCTCGCACTCCGTCGGATGGAACCTTCGCTCACCAAGTTCGCGCTCCTCTGCTTCACCTCGCTGCTCTCCATCATCAACCCGCTGAGCGCGGCGCCGATGTACCTGGCCATCACCGACGGCTACACGCGCGAGCAGCGCAGCCGCACGCTGCGCTCGGGCGTGGTCACGGCGTTCGTGATCCTGGCGGTGTTCGCGCTGGTGGGCGGGGCCATCTTCCAGCTCTTCGGCATCACCATCGACGCCTTCCGCATCGCCGGCGGCGTCATCTTCTTCGGCATCGGGATGGACATGCTCCAGGCCAGGCGCAGCCGCGGCAAGGCCACCGAAGAGGAGGAGCAGGAGGGCCGGGTGCGCGAGAATGTGGGCGTCACGCCGCTCGGCATCCCCATGATCACCGGTCCGGGCGCGATCACCACCGTGATGGTGCTGATGACGCAGGCCGGCACCCCGGTGCGCGTGGGGCTGGTGTTCGCGGCGGTCGTCGTGGTGCTGGCCATCACCTGGGCGGTGCTGTCGGCGGCGCCGCGGCTGGTGCGCTTCTTCGGCCAGACGGGGCTGAACGTGATGACCCGCGTGATGGGGCTGCTGGTGACGGTCATCGCCGTGCAGTTCATCATCGACGGCACCACCCCCATCATCACCGAGATCATCCGCGCCGCCAACGCCAGGTAATTGATGCGGATAGAGATGATGAACGGCAGGATTCGGGCGTGTTGGGCGCCGGGGCGCCCAAACGGGCTGCGCGCGCGGTAGGCAACGATACGACTGTTGCCAACCGCGCCGGGCCCCCGCCGCGGCTGGCATTTCCCAGGACCCGCGGCATCATCGCGGCGCGGCGGGTTCCCGGCCCTTCGGGCGCGCATCCCTCACGCATCCGGGTACGAAATCCCTGCAGGCCTCGCCTCCCCAACCCTGCACGAGGCTCGATGAACCCTCACGCTCACATCCGCCGCCGCGCGTCGCGCCGTCTCTCCATCACCGCATCGCTGCTTGCGCTGGCCGTTGCGGCGCAGGCCTGTGGCGCCGGGGCGAACGCGGCCCCGCCCGACCCCACCGCCGTGGTGACCACGCTCTACCGCGACCACTTCGCGCACGAGCAGAACTGGGATCGGACGTACAAGCGGCAGCGGGCGCTCTTCGCCCCGGACCTCGCCGCGCTGATCGACGCCGACATCCGCGCCGCCGAGGCGAACGCCGACGAGATCGTGGGCCTCGACTTCGACCCGCTCACCAACGCGCAGGACGAGATGACCGCCTTCCAGGTCGGCCCCGCCACGCGTGGTGGCGCCAGCGCGACCGTCGGCGTCGTCGTGCGCCAGGACAGCGCGCGCACCAACCTCCGCGTCCGCCTCGCCCGCTCCGACGCGGGGTGGCGCGTGACGAACATCCACTATCCCGAAGGCGACCTCGTCTCCATCCTCCGCCAGCTCGCCGCCGGCCGCGCACCGAAGCCATAGCGAAAGCGCGGGGGCACCGGCCGGTGCCCCCGCGGTTCGTCTGGTATGATGGCTTGGGAGGCCGTCACAACACCACAGAACCACACAAAGACGTCATCCTGACTCGTCCCCGCGCTGCGCGTCCATGAAAGTCGAAACCGCACCGTAGCCGCCGACGAGCCGAACAGCCTCGCGCAGTTTGCGAGGCTTCCCGTCGTTGTTGCTGCGACTTCAGTCGCCGGTGATCGGCTGCGCCCGAAATCCCGGTGCCACCACGAGCACCAGCACAACGTCGCACACGTTCGTCCCCGTGGGCCCGGTGACGAGCAGATCGCCGGTGGCGCGGAGGAGCGGGTGCGAGTCGTTGGCGTCCAGCGCGTCGCGCGCGTCGAGCCGGTGCGCCGCCGCGCGCGCCACGGTGCCGCCGTCGACGATCGCGCCGGCCGCGTCCGTGGTGCCATCCGTCCCGTCCGTCCCCAGCGCGGCGGCGACGACGCCGTCGCGGCCCTCCAGCTCCATGGCGAGCGCGAGCGCCAGCTCCTGGTTGCGGCCACCGGCGCCGCGGCCGCGCACCGTCACCGTCGTCTCGCCCCCCAGGAGGAGCGCGAGCGGCGGGTCGCCGGGCGCGAGCGCCGCCTGCCGCTCCACCGCCAGCCGCGCGATCTCCGGCGCCACCTCGCGCGCCTCGCCCTCCAGGTCGTCCGCCACGATCTCGGCGCGGTAGCCCAGCCGCTCCGCCTCGGCCGCGGCGCCGCGGAGCGCGTCGGCGTTGCCGGCCACGACGTGCGCCGAGGCGCGCTCGAACGCCGCGTCGCCCGGCCTGGGCGTCTCCGGCGCCTCGCCCGCCGCGCCGGATTCGAGGTACGCCATCACCGCCGGCGGCGCGTCGATCTCGTAGCCGCGCACCACCGCCAGCGCGTCGGCGAAGGTCGTCGGGTCCGGCACGGTGGGCCCGCTCCCGATCACCTCCAGCGGCGACCCGACCACGTCCGAGACGGCGAGCGTCACCAGCCTCGCCGGGTGCGCCGCCCGCGCCAGCCATCCCCCCGCGATGCGCGACAGGTGCTTGCGCACGGTGTTCATCTCCCCGATCGCCGCCCCGGCGCGGAGCAGCGCCCCGGTGAGCGCCTTCAGGTCGGTGAGCGACACGCCGTCCGGCGGGCACGGCCAGAGCGCCGACGCGCCGCCCGAGAGCAGGCACAGCACCAGGTCGCGCTCGCCCGCCGCTCTCGCCACGGCGAGCGCGGCCGCGGCCCCGGCCAGCCCGCGCGTGTCCGGAACCGGGTGCGCGGCCTCCCACACCTCCACCCCCGG harbors:
- a CDS encoding MarC family protein; protein product: MEPSLTKFALLCFTSLLSIINPLSAAPMYLAITDGYTREQRSRTLRSGVVTAFVILAVFALVGGAIFQLFGITIDAFRIAGGVIFFGIGMDMLQARRSRGKATEEEEQEGRVRENVGVTPLGIPMITGPGAITTVMVLMTQAGTPVRVGLVFAAVVVVLAITWAVLSAAPRLVRFFGQTGLNVMTRVMGLLVTVIAVQFIIDGTTPIITEIIRAANAR
- a CDS encoding DUF3828 domain-containing protein; the protein is MNPHAHIRRRASRRLSITASLLALAVAAQACGAGANAAPPDPTAVVTTLYRDHFAHEQNWDRTYKRQRALFAPDLAALIDADIRAAEANADEIVGLDFDPLTNAQDEMTAFQVGPATRGGASATVGVVVRQDSARTNLRVRLARSDAGWRVTNIHYPEGDLVSILRQLAAGRAPKP
- a CDS encoding glycerate kinase type-2 family protein — translated: MSPRDDARRILHAAIAAADAREAVRRALRVEGDALVVMDAERVGLRGVERVWLAGAGKAAAGMALGAREVLGDRIAGGTITTRDGYAAAVPGVEVWEAAHPVPDTRGLAGAAAALAVARAAGERDLVLCLLSGGASALWPCPPDGVSLTDLKALTGALLRAGAAIGEMNTVRKHLSRIAGGWLARAAHPARLVTLAVSDVVGSPLEVIGSGPTVPDPTTFADALAVVRGYEIDAPPAVMAYLESGAAGEAPETPRPGDAAFERASAHVVAGNADALRGAAAEAERLGYRAEIVADDLEGEAREVAPEIARLAVERQAALAPGDPPLALLLGGETTVTVRGRGAGGRNQELALALAMELEGRDGVVAAALGTDGTDGTTDAAGAIVDGGTVARAAAHRLDARDALDANDSHPLLRATGDLLVTGPTGTNVCDVVLVLVVAPGFRAQPITGD